A region from the Maledivibacter sp. genome encodes:
- a CDS encoding diguanylate cyclase: protein MSNELYSVMDYLDDAMIEFDELNKVSKIIDQNGRSNLKDMVGKDMKELFPNECVEEIIGLWVKSVLYSKGIAGEINYTKDDTLRKYIIKIVPKNNRILMFVRKSKEDETINEIHPRITKGDKEIYYKNDTNYRELLRKISQLAGTEKNSEIFINKCIELVGKAMDLDCVYIVQYCDLQKNLLEISKWMKEGNNHKKFSHKLKEQEIKWLNKRFTLYGDMNFVNVSDIGCESIRNIFIQYAYKSVLAVPFYLDNYYKGFILFGQVRGKRKWLKSDINMIEALSIVVSQAIMKQSVQNELCKAKEEMEVTLLSIADGVIVTDKQGKIRMINKTAEQITGWKMDEAIGKKSNEVINIVDKKNKELIDNFVDIVLETKKIINWGEPNILITKDFKEKYIDSCSSPIINKENEVTGVVMVIWDMTGQVRKDEKIIYLSQYDAMTELYNRGYFEEVLKNIDSQENLPISIIMGDLNGLKMINDVFGHDIGDDLLRSIGRIIVESCRQGDLAARWGGDEFLILLINSSDEIASSMCRVIKQKCKAVDTAISEISISLGYATKKKHSEQIFDTIKRAENYMYQKKLLEGKSLRNSIIVTMQKTLSEKSHETEEHAKRLEFISRKIGENMNLSSDKLDELQLLAMLHDIGKISIRDDILLKPDKLTEVEWREMKKHCHTGYQILKSVPELSHIANYVLYHHERWDGKGYPQGLSKDNIPLLSRIISVADAYDAMVNDRVYRKALTVEVAKTEIKNNAGRQFDPEIVNIFLTKVIDQI from the coding sequence ATGTCAAATGAGTTATACAGTGTGATGGATTATTTAGATGATGCTATGATTGAATTCGATGAACTTAATAAAGTTTCTAAAATTATTGATCAAAATGGAAGAAGTAATTTAAAGGATATGGTAGGAAAAGATATGAAAGAGCTTTTTCCAAACGAATGTGTTGAAGAAATAATTGGATTGTGGGTTAAATCCGTTTTATATAGTAAAGGGATAGCTGGAGAAATTAATTATACGAAAGACGATACACTTAGAAAATACATTATAAAAATAGTTCCTAAAAATAATAGGATATTAATGTTTGTTAGAAAATCTAAAGAAGATGAAACTATAAATGAAATTCATCCTAGAATAACAAAAGGAGATAAAGAAATATATTATAAAAATGATACAAACTATAGAGAATTACTAAGAAAAATATCTCAGTTAGCTGGAACAGAAAAAAATAGTGAAATTTTTATAAACAAATGCATAGAACTAGTAGGAAAAGCTATGGATTTAGATTGCGTTTACATAGTTCAATATTGCGATTTACAGAAAAATTTATTAGAGATTAGTAAATGGATGAAAGAAGGAAATAATCATAAAAAGTTTAGCCATAAACTTAAAGAACAAGAGATAAAATGGCTTAACAAAAGATTTACATTATATGGAGATATGAATTTTGTAAATGTATCAGATATAGGTTGTGAAAGTATACGAAACATATTTATTCAATATGCTTACAAGTCGGTATTAGCAGTTCCATTTTATTTAGATAATTACTATAAAGGCTTTATACTTTTCGGACAAGTAAGAGGCAAAAGAAAGTGGCTAAAAAGTGATATAAACATGATAGAAGCTTTATCTATAGTTGTATCTCAAGCTATTATGAAGCAAAGTGTACAAAATGAGCTTTGTAAAGCAAAAGAAGAAATGGAGGTAACGCTGTTATCAATTGCTGATGGAGTAATTGTCACTGATAAGCAAGGGAAAATAAGGATGATTAATAAAACAGCAGAACAAATTACAGGATGGAAAATGGATGAAGCTATTGGAAAAAAATCCAATGAAGTTATTAACATTGTTGATAAAAAAAATAAAGAACTGATTGATAACTTTGTGGATATAGTTCTAGAAACTAAAAAGATAATAAATTGGGGCGAACCAAATATATTAATTACTAAGGATTTTAAAGAAAAATATATTGACAGTTGTTCTTCGCCTATTATTAATAAGGAGAATGAAGTTACTGGGGTAGTTATGGTTATATGGGATATGACTGGACAGGTAAGAAAAGATGAGAAAATTATATATTTAAGCCAGTATGATGCGATGACTGAATTATATAACCGTGGATATTTTGAAGAAGTACTCAAAAATATAGATAGTCAAGAAAATTTGCCTATTTCTATTATTATGGGAGATTTAAATGGCTTAAAGATGATTAATGATGTTTTTGGGCATGATATTGGAGATGATTTATTAAGGTCGATTGGTCGAATTATAGTAGAATCGTGTAGGCAAGGTGATTTAGCTGCTAGATGGGGAGGAGATGAATTCTTAATATTATTAATAAATTCATCAGATGAAATAGCAAGTAGTATGTGTAGAGTAATAAAGCAAAAATGTAAGGCTGTAGATACAGCGATTTCAGAAATAAGTATTTCTCTTGGGTACGCAACAAAGAAAAAGCATAGTGAACAAATATTTGACACAATAAAACGAGCAGAAAATTATATGTACCAAAAAAAGCTGTTAGAAGGGAAAAGTTTAAGAAATTCTATAATTGTTACAATGCAAAAAACGCTGTCAGAGAAAAGCCACGAAACTGAGGAACACGCAAAAAGGCTAGAGTTTATAAGTAGAAAAATTGGAGAAAATATGAATTTGTCTAGTGATAAGTTAGATGAATTGCAATTATTAGCAATGTTACATGATATAGGAAAAATATCAATAAGAGATGATATTTTATTGAAGCCAGATAAACTTACAGAAGTAGAATGGAGGGAAATGAAAAAGCACTGTCATACAGGATATCAAATTCTGAAATCAGTTCCTGAATTATCGCATATTGCAAATTATGTATTGTATCATCATGAAAGATGGGATGGTAAAGGATATCCACAAGGGTTAAGTAAAGATAATATTCCTCTATTATCTAGGATTATTTCGGTAGCGGATGCTTATGATGCCATGGTAAATGATAGGGTTTATAGAAAAGCACTTACAGTAGAAGTAGCAAAGACAGAAATAAAAAATAATGCAGGTAGGCAGTTTGATCCTGAGATAGTAAATATTTTTTTAACAAAAGTCATTGATCAAATATAA
- a CDS encoding methyl-accepting chemotaxis protein: MLYSDVTEGLEFFVSAPISGNGIEGAIVAFVKADYLSNAITDIKSKSTGGIFIVDDKGTTIAHKDMAVVERQENIIQLAKENKELTQLAKVIEDMIQGKSATKEYKYQGETYYCGYHPIGDTGWSLAVRAPEKELLADVFSLRNNLIFMIVGAIIIAVIVTYCIGNIFVKPINIATKHAITLSELDFTTKVSDKIMKYQDEIGDLARAFNTIAKSTKKIIIDIHRSSDELLDSSKQLSNTINDNVSSAEEVAKAIEGIAIGATSQAQEAESAVRELSQLGALITESQNAAVEVNTSAQEVEDLTLKGKDTLAKLKKEFGLNLDIAGQVKNNTQELEEQSKSIVDILNIISNIASQTNLLALNASIEAARAGEAGKGFAVVAEEIRKLAEETENATGSISGILGAMTNKIIAANENMDKAGEIVGSVNIYLDETVDSYDIIRDSMKDLVKQFNKLEKALEFINDSKTKTFTAIESISAVSEESAASTEQVNASVEEQTASMEEMARASEKLALIADKMKKTIEKFII, encoded by the coding sequence TTGTTATATAGTGATGTTACTGAGGGACTTGAGTTTTTTGTTTCAGCTCCAATAAGTGGAAATGGCATTGAAGGTGCTATTGTTGCTTTTGTTAAAGCTGATTATTTAAGTAATGCAATTACGGATATAAAATCGAAATCAACGGGTGGTATTTTTATAGTTGATGACAAAGGAACTACAATTGCTCATAAAGATATGGCAGTAGTTGAAAGACAAGAAAATATCATTCAGCTTGCTAAAGAGAATAAGGAGTTAACGCAGTTAGCTAAGGTAATCGAGGATATGATACAAGGAAAATCAGCAACAAAAGAATACAAATATCAAGGTGAAACATATTATTGTGGATATCATCCAATTGGAGATACGGGTTGGAGTTTAGCTGTGAGAGCCCCAGAAAAAGAATTACTGGCAGATGTTTTTAGTCTTAGAAATAATTTAATATTCATGATTGTTGGTGCAATAATTATTGCGGTTATTGTTACTTACTGTATAGGGAATATATTTGTAAAGCCAATAAACATTGCAACTAAACATGCTATAACACTGTCTGAATTGGATTTTACAACTAAGGTGTCTGATAAAATTATGAAATACCAAGATGAAATTGGAGATTTAGCAAGGGCTTTTAATACAATTGCAAAGAGTACGAAAAAAATTATTATAGATATACACAGATCTTCTGATGAGTTGTTAGACTCATCTAAACAACTTTCTAATACCATAAATGATAACGTATCAAGTGCAGAAGAGGTAGCAAAGGCAATAGAAGGAATAGCTATTGGAGCCACATCACAAGCTCAAGAAGCTGAGAGTGCGGTTAGAGAACTTTCTCAATTAGGAGCATTAATCACCGAATCGCAAAATGCAGCTGTAGAGGTTAATACAAGTGCTCAAGAAGTCGAAGATCTTACGCTAAAAGGTAAAGACACTCTAGCAAAACTAAAAAAAGAATTTGGTTTGAATTTAGATATTGCAGGACAAGTAAAAAACAATACACAGGAATTAGAAGAGCAGTCAAAATCAATTGTGGATATTTTAAATATAATTTCCAATATAGCCAGTCAAACGAATTTATTAGCGCTAAATGCATCTATTGAAGCAGCAAGAGCGGGAGAAGCTGGGAAAGGTTTTGCAGTTGTAGCAGAAGAAATTAGAAAGCTAGCAGAAGAAACGGAAAATGCAACGGGCAGTATATCAGGTATTCTTGGAGCTATGACGAACAAGATTATAGCAGCGAATGAGAATATGGATAAAGCTGGTGAAATTGTAGGAAGTGTAAATATTTATTTAGATGAAACAGTAGATTCCTATGATATTATTCGAGATTCAATGAAAGATTTAGTAAAGCAGTTTAATAAGCTTGAGAAAGCACTAGAATTTATTAATGATAGCAAAACTAAAACATTTACAGCCATTGAAAGTATATCAGCGGTATCTGAAGAGTCAGCAGCATCAACGGAACAAGTTAATGCATCTGTTGAAGAACAAACTGCATCAATGGAAGAGATGGCAAGAGCCAGTGAAAAGTTAGCTTTAATCGCTGATAAAATGAAAAAAACTATTGAAAAATTCATAATATAG
- a CDS encoding M48 family metallopeptidase: MDSISIVLSENVKINVSVYHKNVKNVRLKVFPDGKVSISVPLNVSDKWIVSFLNQKSKWINEKLKEYQKTAGVENIFDLKSGMSVKFFGIDTIVVIKKAAQKKVYYDNDKIYIETLNLDKQHIIKEQFDKFIRDALIEKINKKVDKLYSIIKKYDYEKPSISIRKMKTMWGSCLPEKSKITVNFYLYQAPSICIEYVLLHELIHFIHPNHSKEFYNLLSLYMPDWKKRKNKLDYEVIMRVK; the protein is encoded by the coding sequence ATGGATAGTATTAGCATTGTGCTTAGCGAAAATGTCAAAATAAATGTGAGTGTTTATCACAAAAATGTTAAGAATGTGAGATTAAAGGTTTTTCCTGATGGAAAGGTGTCAATTTCTGTGCCTTTAAATGTATCTGACAAGTGGATAGTATCGTTTTTAAATCAAAAGAGTAAATGGATTAATGAAAAGCTAAAGGAATATCAGAAAACTGCTGGAGTTGAGAATATCTTTGATTTAAAAAGTGGTATGTCAGTAAAATTTTTTGGTATTGATACCATTGTAGTTATAAAAAAGGCAGCTCAAAAAAAAGTATATTACGATAATGATAAAATATATATCGAAACGCTAAATCTTGATAAACAACATATTATCAAAGAGCAATTTGATAAGTTTATTAGAGATGCTTTAATTGAAAAAATAAATAAAAAAGTGGATAAATTATATTCTATTATAAAGAAATATGACTACGAAAAACCGAGTATTTCTATAAGAAAAATGAAGACCATGTGGGGAAGTTGCTTGCCAGAAAAGAGTAAGATTACTGTCAATTTTTATCTTTATCAAGCACCCTCAATATGCATAGAATATGTATTATTACATGAACTCATTCATTTTATACACCCAAATCATAGTAAGGAGTTTTATAATCTTCTAAGCCTGTACATGCCAGATTGGAAAAAACGGAAAAATAAACTTGATTACGAAGTTATCATGCGTGTGAAGTAA
- a CDS encoding chemotaxis protein CheW produces MLEKQFVLFKINNEVYGIDVMEIREIAPYQKIDQIPNAPLHIVGVTNFRGQITPVINIKELFNFNNKITKDERLIVVSRDKKQIGFLVDKACGILKLKEEEIEKSSQIIVELNEDFISGIGKKDDKLIFIINLSRIIELKSVQNVDQIDLQISEKI; encoded by the coding sequence ATGTTAGAAAAACAATTCGTATTATTTAAAATTAACAATGAAGTATATGGTATTGATGTCATGGAAATAAGAGAAATTGCACCATATCAAAAAATTGATCAAATCCCTAATGCACCTCTTCATATTGTAGGAGTAACTAATTTTAGAGGTCAGATAACACCAGTTATCAATATAAAAGAACTTTTTAATTTTAATAATAAAATAACAAAAGATGAAAGGCTAATAGTTGTTTCTAGAGATAAGAAACAAATTGGATTTTTAGTAGATAAAGCATGTGGAATATTAAAATTGAAAGAAGAAGAAATAGAAAAATCATCACAGATCATAGTAGAACTTAACGAAGATTTTATTTCAGGAATTGGTAAAAAAGATGATAAGTTAATCTTTATAATTAACTTATCTAGGATTATTGAATTAAAGAGTGTGCAGAATGTTGACCAGATAGATTTACAAATAAGTGAAAAGATCTAA
- a CDS encoding helix-turn-helix domain-containing protein produces the protein MRKSRDVHACVRVVKEQFYHWHDDMTIVMVVAGEIKLRVWAKDNIMKSGDILVLNQGEVHKLTAITEDNLVVVVSFDKKFCIEACCSFKESIILCNSVQYRNRNKEIYHELQFKLKDLVHEYGKEPCNCNTKEKAKEIVRLLCYHFDYISSGERHKRFSEYIIARNKMLYRKVFLENSELSDLSLKDLSKHLGVSYAYFRIDILERFGYGFSWLKYTLMTEKAARIILTTNNRLIDISNQCGFSDPKYLRKYIRKFYQCNPSDFRKQYEGQCTKEAYIEIPLKYIIRFCENFKKLEE, from the coding sequence ATGAGAAAGAGTAGAGACGTACATGCGTGTGTTAGAGTTGTTAAAGAACAATTTTATCATTGGCATGATGATATGACTATTGTGATGGTAGTAGCAGGCGAAATAAAATTGAGAGTTTGGGCTAAAGATAACATAATGAAATCAGGAGATATATTAGTTTTAAATCAGGGAGAAGTACATAAACTTACAGCAATAACAGAAGATAATTTAGTTGTTGTTGTATCTTTTGATAAAAAATTTTGTATTGAAGCTTGTTGTAGTTTTAAAGAATCGATCATATTATGCAATTCAGTTCAATACAGAAATAGAAATAAAGAAATATATCATGAACTTCAATTTAAGTTAAAAGATTTAGTACATGAATATGGAAAAGAACCATGTAATTGTAATACAAAAGAAAAAGCAAAGGAGATAGTAAGATTATTATGTTATCATTTTGACTATATTTCATCTGGGGAGAGACATAAAAGATTTAGTGAATATATTATTGCAAGAAACAAAATGCTGTATAGAAAGGTTTTTTTGGAAAATAGTGAATTATCAGATTTGAGTTTAAAGGATTTATCAAAGCACTTAGGAGTGAGTTATGCTTATTTTAGAATTGATATTCTTGAGCGATTCGGTTATGGATTTAGCTGGTTAAAGTATACACTGATGACTGAGAAAGCTGCTAGAATAATTTTGACAACTAACAATAGATTGATAGATATATCTAATCAATGTGGATTTTCTGATCCCAAGTATTTAAGAAAGTATATTAGAAAATTTTATCAGTGCAATCCATCTGATTTTCGGAAGCAATATGAGGGACAGTGTACAAAAGAAGCTTATATTGAAATACCTTTAAAATATATAATAAGATTTTGTGAAAACTTTAAAAAGCTAGAAGAATAG
- a CDS encoding methyl-accepting chemotaxis protein — protein MKLKTRLVYLNLGIIILIMVSIIGYLLFLNWSFSRESAIREIELYTQNKANDMEAVLNDALDNTIGLGESIELMISNGNDDRESVIDYLEKKLISNKNYIDAWAIFDPNAFDGKDLVNIGKQGSNSGGRFVPLITRDEDNFIINYCKNIEGNSYYDIPKKTGKVYISDPVVWNIKGKEVMCITLSQPILKNGKFSGIAGFDISLETLRDISNEVKFFDNGFGRLINDKGIVLAHPKEDRLNKIGGEFNGDKGQQILDRINKGESFINFSWSESMGENVQKVYAPINFEGSDLKWSYSAIVPYDEMMAEAKKLLVITIILAVIGTAVIVFFMYWNSRYIVKTIHLLSDVIKRLAKYNLTFEEGHGAIKLLERKDETGDIARSLATMQNNFIKLIKQVQDVASHVSASSEELTASSQQLASSSEEVSRTIDELAKGAMDQAQDTETGASKITDLGELINQNQIYMNDVDNSSNNVYSLIDEGLEVIKDLTNKTRASGQAASEIFAIIEETSNSSDKIGKASGVISSIAEQTNLLALNAAIEAARAGEAGKGFAVVADEIRKLAEQSTSSTTEIDSIVNELLINSSGAVEKMEEVRIIVEKQIESMEETEEKYNEISVAVSSTEGAIEKMNTSVKEMDNKKSNILDVVQSLSAMAEENAASSEEASASILEQSASIQEMANASSHLAELALELQQTISKFMI, from the coding sequence ATGAAATTAAAAACTAGACTAGTATATTTAAACTTAGGAATTATTATTTTAATAATGGTAAGTATCATTGGATATTTATTGTTTTTAAATTGGTCTTTTAGCAGAGAATCGGCTATTCGAGAAATAGAACTCTATACCCAAAATAAAGCTAACGACATGGAGGCAGTGTTGAATGATGCTTTAGACAATACTATTGGATTAGGTGAGTCAATAGAATTGATGATATCAAATGGTAATGACGATCGAGAAAGTGTAATTGACTATTTGGAAAAGAAACTTATCAGTAATAAGAATTATATAGATGCTTGGGCAATATTTGATCCTAATGCTTTTGATGGTAAGGATTTAGTTAATATTGGGAAACAAGGTAGTAATTCAGGTGGCAGGTTTGTACCACTTATTACTCGAGATGAAGATAATTTTATAATAAATTATTGTAAAAATATTGAAGGAAATTCATATTATGATATTCCAAAAAAAACTGGAAAAGTATACATTTCTGATCCTGTTGTATGGAATATTAAAGGTAAAGAGGTAATGTGTATCACATTGAGTCAGCCTATACTTAAAAATGGGAAGTTTAGTGGAATTGCTGGATTTGATATTTCTCTTGAGACTTTGAGAGATATTAGCAATGAGGTAAAGTTCTTTGATAATGGATTCGGTAGGTTAATTAATGACAAAGGTATAGTTCTTGCTCATCCAAAAGAAGATAGACTCAATAAAATTGGGGGAGAATTTAATGGTGATAAAGGTCAACAAATACTAGATAGAATAAATAAAGGTGAATCATTTATCAATTTTTCGTGGTCAGAATCAATGGGCGAGAATGTGCAAAAAGTGTATGCACCAATTAATTTTGAAGGTTCTGATTTGAAATGGTCATATAGTGCTATTGTTCCATATGATGAAATGATGGCTGAAGCAAAGAAGTTGCTTGTAATAACGATTATATTAGCAGTAATAGGAACAGCTGTAATCGTGTTCTTTATGTATTGGAATAGCAGATATATAGTTAAGACAATACATCTTTTATCTGATGTAATAAAGCGGTTAGCAAAATACAATTTAACTTTCGAAGAGGGTCATGGAGCAATTAAATTGTTAGAACGTAAAGATGAAACAGGAGATATTGCTAGGTCGTTAGCTACAATGCAAAATAATTTTATTAAATTAATTAAACAAGTTCAAGACGTAGCGAGTCATGTTTCTGCATCTTCAGAAGAGTTAACTGCAAGTTCTCAGCAATTAGCTAGTAGCTCAGAAGAAGTATCAAGAACTATTGATGAATTAGCAAAGGGCGCAATGGATCAAGCTCAAGATACGGAAACTGGGGCTTCTAAAATTACTGATCTTGGAGAATTGATTAATCAAAATCAAATTTATATGAATGATGTAGATAACTCATCTAACAACGTTTATAGCTTAATAGATGAAGGGTTAGAAGTCATTAAAGATTTAACCAATAAAACAAGAGCAAGTGGACAAGCAGCTAGTGAAATTTTTGCAATTATTGAGGAAACAAGTAATAGTTCTGATAAAATAGGAAAGGCTAGTGGTGTTATATCATCTATTGCTGAGCAAACAAACTTATTAGCACTAAATGCTGCTATTGAAGCAGCAAGAGCAGGAGAAGCAGGTAAAGGATTTGCAGTTGTAGCAGATGAAATAAGAAAGTTAGCAGAACAATCTACTTCATCTACAACAGAAATTGATAGTATAGTAAATGAATTGCTTATAAATTCTTCTGGAGCTGTAGAAAAGATGGAAGAAGTTAGAATAATAGTTGAGAAACAAATTGAGAGTATGGAAGAAACAGAAGAAAAGTACAATGAAATATCAGTAGCAGTTAGTTCAACAGAAGGTGCTATTGAGAAAATGAATACTTCTGTAAAAGAGATGGATAATAAAAAATCTAATATTCTTGATGTTGTACAGTCTCTTTCTGCAATGGCTGAGGAAAATGCAGCTAGTTCGGAAGAAGCATCAGCATCGATACTGGAACAATCAGCTTCTATTCAAGAAATGGCTAATGCTAGTAGCCATTTAGCAGAGTTAGCTTTGGAATTACAACAAACTATTTCTAAATTTATGATATAA